The Arachis ipaensis cultivar K30076 chromosome B10, Araip1.1, whole genome shotgun sequence DNA window GAATTTGAGTTCAAACAAGCAAATTATGTTTGATCATACTCGATATAGGCCAGCGGCGCAGCATCACCAACTCGAATTCGAGTCCTTAGAACTCTGGTGTATCCACCTTCTCTATCCCTGCATCACAAAAGAAATAGTGTCCATTCAGTTTTCAGTGTTACACAACCTACAATTACGACCAACTGAAACAACACAAacttttttagggttttgaatgAATGTGAATACAAACTTGTAACGATAAGAGAGTTCAGTAAAGAGTTTGTGAAGGACATCATCTCCTCTCACAAAAGCACCAGCGCGCCTTGCAGCACACAGAGAACCCTAGAAACACAATCTAAGACGATAAATTCCTCAAACAAAACGACTCTAGAACATTCTGCTACTAATCTAActaaataaaacaataataataaataaatgcatgaaacaaaaagaaagaaagaaatggtgAAGGCTAAACCTCCTTGCCAAGCTGAACCATGTTATCAGCGAGTCTGCGAACCTCTTTAGCCTGGaaacagagagaagagagtgcTTATacgaaaatgaaattgaaattgaaattgaaatgggAAGAAAGAAGGACCTTGGCAACAGTGGTTTCGATGCGCTCGTGCTTGATGAGCTGGGAGACCATGGTTCTGAGCATGGACATTCGATGACCCGTGGGTCGACCTAGTTTCCGGAACTTAGTCATATTCGCAAACGGAAACGGAAACGAAGAGCACCACCGTTACTTCTGCCCACAGATTGGGAATGACGGAGTAAAAGACAGAGGAGCGCGGTTCTGATCTCGATTTGGGCCTAAGAGTCAGAGATTAGAGCTTTACTTTTGAaatcagggttcagggtttagctCACTTACTaagaattttttaatatatttgttatatatttactaaataaaatatttaaattttttaacttaGCANNNNNNNNNNNNNNNNNNNNNNNNNNNNNNNNNNNNNNNNNNNNGTGAAACACAAATATATaacaaatatatttaaaaaattaacaattttactAACATGTGAACTAAACCTGAACCGTGATTTCAAAAGTGAAAGCTCCAATCTCAGACTCACAGAGTAGAAGTAACATTGAATTGAAGCCCAAATCGAGATCAGAACCGTGCCCCTCTGTCTTTTGCTCCGTGATTCCCAATCTGAGAATAGAAGTAACGGTGGTGCGAATATGACTAATATGACTAAGTTCCGGAGACTAGGTCGACCCACCGGTCACCGAATGTCCATGCTCAGAACCATGGTCTCCCAGCTCATCAAGCACGACCGCATCGAAACCACTGTTCCCAAGGTCCCTCTTTCTTcccatttcaatttcaatttcaatttcatttcattttcgtATAGacactctcttctctctgtttCCAGGCTAAAGAGGTTTGCAGACTCGCTGATAACATGGTTCAGCTTGGCAAGCAGGTTTCGCCTtcactctttctttctttctttctttttgtttcatgcatttatttattattattgttttccaCCTTAGAAAAGATGAGTACCACAACTGAAATACAGAGGAATCAGTGATGTGGATGGCTTCACATCCAGGTGCATTTAGAGTCTCCCTGTAAATGAAAATTATCATCGGGTAATAGAGAAAGAGCCTAATACAAATAGGAAGAATAACGCACagagaaagaaaagaatatacCTAAATAGAAACTTAAAGATGGTGTATCAAAACACGGACTGCACAACCAATTCTTTTGGAAGTGCAGTTGAATCTGAAACCAACAAACCATTACATTAAAACTTGTATAATTAATGTCATTGCTCATACATATCACATTTTAGTTGGAACTTGGAACACTTCAAAAAGAAGAACCATAGAGAGGGTAAAGCTATTATTATTAACTATCACTATAGTTGTACAAGATTTTTTCAACTCCATGAACAGCAGATACACCAGATTGTATTTACCCTGAAATGCAAGACTTCAAGACAAAATTTGAAGAAGTAACTGACCGGTTTCAAACCGAAGCGTGGAATTTTGGAATTTTATGACCTTAAAAGCTTTCAAGAAATTTCATGAACTGCTTTCAAATCTTCCACAGTATTGAAATCCAAAAAGAAAGtattattgttattttaataTGATAATTTTAAGGAAGTAAAGACACAACGAAATATATCGGGTGTAAGGAAGAATGTTTGAATATCCCAGTAAGTGAGAATGCAAGAACAATTTCCCAATTGTTTTGGaagtaaaaataacaaaaaaatcaatCTTGCAGATAGGACACCACTACCCACTCACTTAGTTTACACAGACACTAACTGATAAAATAGCAAGAAAACCATCAAACATTTGGTGTGCAAAGCTTAGTTAACAAAATGAATTCGAAGGAAGGGAGAAAATGGGTTGCAGAGTGGTGAGAAGGATGAGGGGGTCAGGAAAGTGAGGGTGAACAGTGAGGAACACAACGCAATAACAACGATGGCAGCAGCTTCAGACTCCAGAGGCAGCGGTTCTCTactttctctcctctctctactTTCTCTACTTTCTCTACTTTGCTTAGTTGTCGTGTCCGCGTATTGGATACATTTTAATACTTGTTCGATGTCCAACTGTATCTAATTCTTCAATACAATAACATATTTTATCtcatacttttaaatattgagTTGATGACAAAAGACAATAAATTCGATGCCCCTAGCATTTCTCTGAAATTCTTCTCCGGAAATATTTGGAACACACTTGGATACACCTAAATACATCACGTGTATCAGTGTATCCaattttattcttaacatgtattcttaaaatgagtttggaaataatatatattattatttattaaaaaaatattttaaatactttatataattaaaagaagGCATTAAGaatagttaaaaaaatattttatattttaatatcaataaaatatcaaaatatcattgtaatttatttaaaaatattttatattttaaaaatacttaATATCATTGTATAATTTTTAGTACATTATAGATATGTactaaaaattgttaaaatatgtgATGAAAAAATTATACAATATATTTGATCTCATACTTTTAAACATTAAGCTGATagccaaaaacaataaatttcgATGTCCTTAGCATTTCTCTGAAATTCTTCTTTGGAAATACTTGGAACatacttggacacacctaaataccatcatgtATATCAGTGtgtccaattttatttttaacatgtattcttgaaatgagtttagaaataatatatattattatttattaaaaaaaatattttaaatattttatataattaaaataagatattatattttaatatcaataaaatatctaaatattatcacgatttatttaaaacatactttatattttttattttaaaaaaaattaatcttgtTTACAAAAGATTAATATGACAAGTGAATACATCAAAACTATATAGGATGCCATTTGAACAATCTCTCAAAGACCAATAAGAGCATgaaatcattttattttattacaaaaATATTCAACACCTAACACATTTAGCTACTCAACACAGATCACAGTTAAGGCACTACCACAAACTACTACAACCAGTCAACCAGAAGTCAACCCCCTTCTTACCATTTGTTCCTTCAGATCTGATCACTTCTCTTCAGAAACATGGCTGCAGAAGCTGTTTTGTCTTCCGTTCTTAGTGTTGTTTTTGACAGGATGTCCTCTCCTGAAGTTGTTAACTGGATCAAAGGGAAGAAGCTTACTCAGAACCTGATTGAAAGGTTGAAGACTAATCTTTTTGCTGTTCAAGCCTTTCTCATTGATGCTGAGCAGAAGCAGATCAAGGACAGACCTGTCAAGGACTGGCTTGATAGTCTCAAACATGCCATGTATGTTGCTGATGACTTGCTCGATGAAGTCTTCACCAAAGCTGCCACTCAGAAGGATCCAGGTACCTTCCTCTCTCGTTTTCTCAATTTGCAAGATAGGGATGTAGCAAACAGGATGGAGGAAGTCATTGATAGGATAGAGTCTCTTGTGATTCAAAAAGACACTCTTGGTCTCAGAGAGATTCCTAAGGAGAACATGTCATGGAGGATCACTACATCTCTAGTTGAAACATCTGATGTATGTGGCAGGGAAGAAGACAAGGAGGCCATAGTAAAACTCTTGTTGGATGATAATGGTGATGATGATACTGGTGGTCATAGTGATGTATCTGTGATTCCCATTGTGGGCATGGGTGGGATAGGAAAGACTACTTTGGCCCAATTGGTTTATCAGGATGACAAAGTGAAGGAGAATTTTGATTTTCAAGCTTGGATTTGTGTGTCAGAAGAGTTTGATGTTTTCAAGGTTACGAAGACTATAATCGAGGCAATAACTTCAAGTTTTTGCAGCTTGACGGATTTGAATTTGCTTCAGCATGATTTAAAAGAAAAGTTGTCAAGGAAAAAGTTCTTTGTGGTCTTGGACGATGTATGGAGTGAAAGTTACGAAGATTGggataaacttctaaaacctTTTCGAAATGGGGTCAAGGGAAGTAAAATTCTCATAACAACTAGAAGTAAAAGAGTGGCTTCTGTGGTGCAAACTGTTTCACCTTATGAACTGAGCTTATTGTCTGAGGAAGATTGTTGGTTGGTGTTTTCAAAACATGCACGTCTCTCAACTGGTTCTATGGAGAATCCAACCTTGAAAAAAGTTGGCAGAGATCTTGTAAAGAAGTGTGATGGATTGCCCTTGGCAGCTCAATCCCTTGGAGGCTTATTGCGTGGAAATTCTGATATCAAGTATTGGAATCATTTATTGAAGAGTGAGATCTGGGAACTCTCCGATGATAAGATAAAGGTTGTTCCTGCGTTAAGAATCAGTTATTACTATCTTCCTTCGAATTTAAAGGAGTGCTTTGTTTATTGTTCTTTATATCCCAAAGACTATGAATTTAGCAAAGATGAATTGATATTGTTATGGATGGCAGAGAATTTCTTGCAACCAGCAGGAAAAAAGACTCCAGAAGAAGTTGGTGATGAATATTTTGATGAATTGATTGCAAGATCATTTTTCCAACCTCATAAGATTCATGAAAACAAGTTTGTGATGCATGATCTCGTGCATGATTTGGCAATGATATTTGCTGGAGAATTCTATTTCAGAGCTGAAGAGCTTGAGAATGCAGTTGAGCTTGATATTAAAACTCGTCGTTTGTCACATAATGCCAAAGGCAATTATCCAATCTCAAAACTTTTGGGAGTTTGTGACCGAATAAAACACACAAGGACATTTCTTGGACTCAATTTGAATTCACAGATTCCATTTAACATGGAAAATGCACCTTGTATCTTGTTGTCAAAGTTGAAGTACCTGAGGGCTTTGTCGTTCAATTGCTTTCCTCTTGAGTCATTGCCTGATTCAATAGGCGAGTTGATTCATTTGCGTTACTTGGATTTGTCTTGGACCTACATCATGACATTGCCCGATACGCTTTGCAACTTGTACAATTTACAAACATTGAAGCTGGTTGGATGTCGGAAACTAAAAACCCTTCCTGTTAGCATGAAAGATCTTACAAACTTGCGTTACCTTGATATTAGCGGGACTGGTTTGCATGAGATGCCGGAAGGCATGAGCAAATTGACAAGTTTGCAGGTTTTAAGCAAGTATGTTGTCGGGAAGCGTGAAGGGAACAAGATTAATGAATTGGGAGCACTTGCAAATCTACACCAAACAATTTTCATTGACAAATTGGAAAATGTGGTCAATAGCAGCGAAGCATTGGAGGCAAGAATGTTTGATAAGGATGGCATTGAATGTTTGTTCTTGGAGTGGTCGCCAGATGAATATGAGAATACAGTTGATTCACAAATTGAAAGAGATATACTTGAAAAGTTACAACCTCATAGTAATTTGAAACAACTTCAAATTTGGGGTTACAGGGGTACAACATTTCCAGATTGGTTGGGACATTGTTCTTACCACAACATTACCCAAATAACACTGGGCGGTTTTTTTCCGGgttatttcaagaattgttgtaTGCTTCCTTCACTTGGACAGTTGCCCTCTTTGAAGCACCTGGAAATTTCAAAGTTTGAACGGCTTGCTATTGTGGGGGATGAGTTTTACCGAAATTATGAATCTTGTCTGGAGACTCCATTTCCAATGCTTGAAACTCTTAGATTTTACTCAATGTCTTGCTGGGAGGAATGGCGTTCATTGGAGTTCAATGCATTTCCTCGACTTAGGGAGCTTATCATATGGGATTGTCCCATGTTGAGAGGAGATTTGCCAAATCAACTACCATCTTTGCGGTCACTTACTATTCAGAATTGCGAGCAGCTCAGTTGTTGTGTTCCAAGAGCTCCTGCGATTACCTCTTTACGCATAGAAGGAAGCAATGAAGTGAGAATTGGGGAACTAGCTCCTTTGCTGGATATTCTATCAATTACGGGAAAACATCAAGTGGAGTCGGTGATGGAGGCCATTACGCAAACCAAACTCACTTGCCTCAGATCTTTATCCATCTCAGGTTGTTCATCCCACGTATTGTTTCCAGTTGGTAGTATTCCCGCATCCCTACAAGAGCTGACGATATTGGATTGCAAAAAATTAGAATTCCAAATGGAAGGCCAACACCACTCATTGCATAAACTAATGATACATAACAGCTGTGATTCGGTTCCATCCTTCTCCCTGGATTCTTTTCCAAATCTCGGGCGTGTTGAAATCAGCAAGTGTGAAAAGATGGAGTCTCTTGTGGTGTCACGCTCTCTTTCATGTCTCCCTTATTTAGAGATAGAGAATTGTGGGAGTTTGAAATCCCTCAAGACGCAATGGATGGCATCACCTCAGCTAGAAGATCTAGGATTACTTGGTTGCCCAGAGATTGATTTGTCTGCTACAGAGGATCCACACCGTAGCTTGAGATCTCTTACCATCAGCTACTGCGAGAAACTACTCAGCGGTGCAGCATCGCAATTTCATGGGGTTACTCATCTTTGTATTGAAGGTGAAAATGAGAGTGTGAAGTCTCTTCCAAAGGAAGGTTGGTTGCCTGCCACCCTTGAGTCTCTCAAACTGATCGGCATCACAAGTGTGAAGATGTTGGAATGCAAGGGACTTGCCCACCTCACCTCTCTCCAACAATTATCTATTTATTGTTGTTTCAATTTGGAGAACATTGACGGAGAAAAGCTGCCTGCCTCTCTAGTACGACTCATCATCGATGGAAGCCCTTTGTTGGGTAAACGGTGTGAGATGAAGGACCCGCAGGTTTGGCCCAAAATTTCCCACATCCCCGCCATTCAAGTTGGTGGAAGATGGATTTGGTAATCCAACAACTTCAACAGGTAATTGTTTTTGTCTCGCTCAACATTATTCTGTGTTGCCCAGTCACTGGTTTTTCATTCTTCATTGTTATTAATGTCTTGTATCATTCATACAGCTTTTCCAACAAGAGATAACTTCTGCAGTTACGGTTTTGCTTTTGATGCATCACTGACATAAGACATTCAATCATTGTAACGGAGAGGAATTCTGAGAAACAAGACAATGATAATAACTGCAACACAGAATGAAATTCTCACCATGATTGCTTTCATACAAGTGGTTAAAAAATCTGATGACAAAAGTGGTATGGATGGCTGAACTAAcgatttccttttttttttcatgaaattTTACATATTCCCTGGGAAGGAATATATACTTTATAGGTTGGAATAACTTTGATTACTCAAAATATGAAAATTTGTATGTGGTGGTTGAAACTTTCTTTCAGAAAGCAACTGAGCAACCAGGGATAATCATGGACACAATCCAAGAGATTCAAGAGCGGCATGACACATTGATTGATATAGAGAGGAGCCCCAATGAACTTCATCAAGTGTTCTTGGACATGGCTGTTTTGGTCCAATCACAAGGTAAGCAACTCCATGACATAGAGTGCCACGTGGCAAGAGTGAATTCGTATGTCTGCGGTGGGTCCAGCAGTTGCAGTTTGCAAGGAAGCACCAGAAGAATTCCGGAAGTCCACATTCATTGGCAATTTGGCATCATAATATTGATCATCATCATATTGATTATAGTCCTTCTGTCGAGAAATCAAGAGAAATCAAGTCAACATATTCTGTCAGTGTGTCACATTCACATAACCATTGCATTGTAAATTGTAAAATAATACCTTGTTTGTTTTTCTGGAACCTACCCTTTTGAAGATTTAGAATTTCATGTTCATGGTCTGGAAGGTTATATTTGTAGTGAAATAAGAGTGCCAAAAATTCACAATTGAAAAGTATAGGGAATTCAGAATATTTAAATGGTTAAACAATGAAAAGGGAATGAATTAAGATGATGATGAAGACAATATTGAAGAATGCCATAGTCTGTCCACTTGCATTCACTAACCTTCTCCATTAGTTGACAGCAGCTCCTTATTATTGGGGTTTAATTCATCAATAGCCACTCTAATCTCTTTGccattatttttccttcttgGAAGATTTATGTTGGTACATTCTTTTGCATTCATGTATTTTGTTTTttggtattttaaaaaattttcatgtATCACATGCTATAAATATTGTTGAATTACCTTGCTTGGAGTTTTCCTCTAGGTGAATAATGAGTGACGTGAACAACGGGTCCCATTTCAGGTTCACTAACCATTCAAAACAAAGATTatatctaattaatttaaaatttgaattttaaattaaaattaacttttttttaaactattgtttacatttaaaaaaaaaaacgttgTTCTTCTATACTTTCTCTAATAAGAATGTTGACACTAGTTAAGACtttctttaaaataaataaaaaattacatatatactattttaaataaaaatgtaacTATTGAATATTTTacgtctaattttttatttttgcgtcagtataattgaaattagaaaaggatatttttttaactttaatttcataTCCACTGCTAACAAAATTGAAGTAGAAAATTTTTCAATGTAGTTTAGTTGCGAGCAAAATTtggacaataaaaaaaatataattgctACTCTaaacaatttttattatttttaattttttatttttaagtcattaattttaaaatatNNNNNNNNNNNNNNNNNNNNNNATTAACTTTAAACTATAAATGTCAGAAAAAAATATTCTCATTTagatttaaataatatattaaaaaattaaaactaataagataaaaatttaaattgtgtattttagttcaaatttaaaaaaatttgtgaTTTTACAAACATAAATTTTAAACGGCACGATTAATGAGTTTTTTAATgttcattaaattttttttgttagataaaTTGGACATCTAATTTTAGGCATTATTAAAAAAGAAAGTACAGGAAAACAATACTTTTTTTTAACAAGGTAAACAATagtttaaaaaaaagttaattttaattttaaaatttaaattttgaattaattagatATAATCCTTATTTTGAATGGTTACCCATTGTTCGCATCTTTTATTGTTCACCTAACAGGATTATTTAtagaaaaatttattttgaatatttttacatGCATAATTGTGTACTTGAAGAACTTCGTGTGAAATTGCCATTTACTAGTTTTGAGTGTGATGTTTTGAAACAATTAAAGTGTATTACTTCACAACTTTATCTAAATGATTGGGTATTTTTTAGGTGTTTTGAAATTTTAATGGAATTTTTGGCAATAAAACTTTCAGTGGAgttgttttttttctttgtttcaagCTAAAGGGGGTTTGAAAAGGGGTTTGGATTAACCTTAATAGTGCTCCGAGCTTTGCTATTTTTAAACTCTATAAGTCATCCTTTAAAGACTTTAAAGAAATGTTTCTTAAATTGAAATCGATAGATGAGAATTTTCCTTTTGATTTGGACGAACATCTCAGTGAAAAGTTTTCTTTGTTTTGGTATTTATAACCACAACACATGTTGGGTCCAGAAGAGATAAGTTCTAGAAATGAGTGTATAATAGGGTATCTGATAGAGGTTGTTGATAGGAAAAAtttaatatttgttttttatctgCTTTCATGGGAAGAAGATAGAATATCTGTGGTGAATTATTTCAATAAGAATGTATGAAATATTAAAATGTGTTTGAAGATAAAATGAGTGAATATTTCTGAGACTGTTTTTATATGTTTTGTAGATGGGAAGTATCCAGGTATTTCGACAATGAGCTTAAGAGCTCGTTTGAAGACCAATAATGCTGAAAAGAAGGGTATTATTTTCAAAAAGAGGAAGGCCGATGTCATAAATTTATGTGATGATCTAGTTTAGAAGGAGAGGGAGATTCCCTTAGAAGAGTTTACTGCTTTCGTGAGCAAGCAAAAAAGGCTGCATGGTTTTGCCGAGGATGGAGACGACTCTTCGATGTGGGATAAGAAGTTTCCTTTTATGGTTATTAACTTGTTGCTAACGAGGTATTGCAGGCGTCTTCCGACGTTTCTCTGATTGATGTGGTCGGGGATATTGCCATGGACCAATATCTTCAAGTATGAAACTGAGCTTTAATTAAAGATGCTTGATAATTATGAGTTATATGTCATAtaacttctattttatttaagttCTGGGATTCCATTTGGTTAGTATTGGTCGGAGCTAAGAAGGGAGGCATAGGAAACTTTTGGATAGAAATTTATTATTATGAGTTATATGTT harbors:
- the LOC107621584 gene encoding uncharacterized protein LOC107621584; the protein is MTKFRKLGRPTGHRMSMLRTMVSQLIKHERIETTVAKAKEVRRLADNMVQLGKEGSLCAARRAGAFVRGDDVLHKLFTELSYRYKDREGGYTRVLRTRIRVGDAAPLAYIEFVDRENELRQSKPPTPQPPQRAAIDPWTRSRLTRQFAPPKEEKPDSGL
- the LOC107623136 gene encoding putative disease resistance RPP13-like protein 1, with amino-acid sequence MAAEAVLSSVLSVVFDRMSSPEVVNWIKGKKLTQNLIERLKTNLFAVQAFLIDAEQKQIKDRPVKDWLDSLKHAMYVADDLLDEVFTKAATQKDPGTFLSRFLNLQDRDVANRMEEVIDRIESLVIQKDTLGLREIPKENMSWRITTSLVETSDVCGREEDKEAIVKLLLDDNGDDDTGGHSDVSVIPIVGMGGIGKTTLAQLVYQDDKVKENFDFQAWICVSEEFDVFKVTKTIIEAITSSFCSLTDLNLLQHDLKEKLSRKKFFVVLDDVWSESYEDWDKLLKPFRNGVKGSKILITTRSKRVASVVQTVSPYELSLLSEEDCWLVFSKHARLSTGSMENPTLKKVGRDLVKKCDGLPLAAQSLGGLLRGNSDIKYWNHLLKSEIWELSDDKIKVVPALRISYYYLPSNLKECFVYCSLYPKDYEFSKDELILLWMAENFLQPAGKKTPEEVGDEYFDELIARSFFQPHKIHENKFVMHDLVHDLAMIFAGEFYFRAEELENAVELDIKTRRLSHNAKGNYPISKLLGVCDRIKHTRTFLGLNLNSQIPFNMENAPCILLSKLKYLRALSFNCFPLESLPDSIGELIHLRYLDLSWTYIMTLPDTLCNLYNLQTLKLVGCRKLKTLPVSMKDLTNLRYLDISGTGLHEMPEGMSKLTSLQVLSKYVVGKREGNKINELGALANLHQTIFIDKLENVVNSSEALEARMFDKDGIECLFLEWSPDEYENTVDSQIERDILEKLQPHSNLKQLQIWGYRGTTFPDWLGHCSYHNITQITLGGFFPGYFKNCCMLPSLGQLPSLKHLEISKFERLAIVGDEFYRNYESCLETPFPMLETLRFYSMSCWEEWRSLEFNAFPRLRELIIWDCPMLRGDLPNQLPSLRSLTIQNCEQLSCCVPRAPAITSLRIEGSNEVRIGELAPLLDILSITGKHQVESVMEAITQTKLTCLRSLSISGCSSHVLFPVGSIPASLQELTILDCKKLEFQMEGQHHSLHKLMIHNSCDSVPSFSLDSFPNLGRVEISKCEKMESLVVSRSLSCLPYLEIENCGSLKSLKTQWMASPQLEDLGLLGCPEIDLSATEDPHRSLRSLTISYCEKLLSGAASQFHGVTHLCIEGENESVKSLPKEGWLPATLESLKLIGITSVKMLECKGLAHLTSLQQLSIYCCFNLENIDGEKLPASLVRLIIDGSPLLGKRCEMKDPQVWPKISHIPAIQVGGRWIW